In Legionella cincinnatiensis, the DNA window GGTCATTACGTCACTGCTAACTTTACTTGCAGCACTTTATCTCCCTGTTTCTTATAGTACCATGGCCTTTTTGTTTTTCTTGCTGGGTTTTTTTACTTCAGCTCAAGTCATAAGCTATGCCTTGGTTGCTGAAAGCAGTTCACCTGCAATGACTGCAACAGCGGTAAGCGTTATTTCCATATTGACTCAAGGTGGTTATATTATTTATCAAAACTTATTTAGTTATTTATTAACCAATCATAGCGGTATGCAAATAATAAATGGAACCCCAATTTATTCACTGAGTGCCTATCAATATGCAGCGATTATTTTACCTGTAGGATTATTCATTGCTTTTCTCATGCTTTTGGGTTTAAAAGAAACACGTTGCCAACAATTCGAGGATTAAGATGACAGGGAGAGTGTGTATATTACTGATGGATTCTTTTGGCATAGGCGCCAGCCTTGATGCTTCTCACTATGGTGATACGGGTGCTAATACATTTGTTCATATTCATGAAGTGTGTGAGCGTGGTGAAGGGGATAAAGAAGGGCTTCGTCAAGGTGCACTTACTTTACCAAATTTGGCAAAGTTGGGTCTTTATCATGCGGCTTTAGCGAGTTCTGGATTGCGTTTTGTTGAGTTGTCTTCTTTTGCTGAGCCTATTGGTTATTACGGTTATGCAGTGGAGCAGAGTTTAGGCAAGGATACTCCGAGCGGGCACTGGGAGTTAGCTGGTGTGCCAGTGACTTTTGAATGGGGTTACTTTCCTGTACAACCCTTTTGTTTTCCAAAAAAATTGATTGATACTTTTATCGAGCGTGCTCAGTTACCCGGCGTGTTGGGAGAGAAACATGCATCTGGTACTACAATACTTGATGAACTTGGTGAAGAACATATACGTACTGGCAAGCCTATTGTTTACACTTCTGCAGATAGTGTGTTTCAAATTGCTGCCCATGAAGAAAGTTTTGGTTTACAGCGTTTGTATGATATTTGTGAAATCGCGCGTGACTTAGTTGATGAATATCAGATAGGTCGGGTCATTGCACGTCCATTTGTGGGGCATGCAGGAGCATTTAAACGAACCGCAAATCGTAAAGATTATGCGACTTTACCACCGGCAAAAACACTACTTGATTACTTAAAAGACGCGGGTCGTGAAGTGATTAGTATTGGAAAAATTGCTGATATTTATGCACACCAAGGTATTACTCAAACCATAAAAGCGGATGGAAATATGGCCTTATTTGATGCAACTTTGTTGGCAATGAAGACAGCACCTAAGGGCAGTTTGATATTCACAAATTTTGTAGATTTTGATTCTTCCTACGGTCATAGACGTGATGTTATTGGTTATGCTCATGCGCTTGAGGC includes these proteins:
- a CDS encoding phosphopentomutase yields the protein MTGRVCILLMDSFGIGASLDASHYGDTGANTFVHIHEVCERGEGDKEGLRQGALTLPNLAKLGLYHAALASSGLRFVELSSFAEPIGYYGYAVEQSLGKDTPSGHWELAGVPVTFEWGYFPVQPFCFPKKLIDTFIERAQLPGVLGEKHASGTTILDELGEEHIRTGKPIVYTSADSVFQIAAHEESFGLQRLYDICEIARDLVDEYQIGRVIARPFVGHAGAFKRTANRKDYATLPPAKTLLDYLKDAGREVISIGKIADIYAHQGITQTIKADGNMALFDATLLAMKTAPKGSLIFTNFVDFDSSYGHRRDVIGYAHALEAFDARLPELDALLQPEDLVFIAADHGCDPTFPGSDHTREHIPVLVYGPSLKSKFIGRRDTFADVGQSIAEYLGLEHLSYGISFLN